From Medicago truncatula cultivar Jemalong A17 chromosome 7, MtrunA17r5.0-ANR, whole genome shotgun sequence, a single genomic window includes:
- the LOC25479287 gene encoding uncharacterized protein: MGDSSSSASYIHLVQHLIEKCLIFHMTKEECMEALSKHANINPTITSTVWNELEKVNKEFFEAYKMKPKNNEEIMMSQEETTRMLQKMISASDSSKGAQHDD, from the exons ATGGGGGACTCATcttcttcggcttcatacattCACTTG GTGCAGCACCTGATCGAAAAGTGTTTGATCTTTCACATGACAAAGGAAGAGTGCATGGAAGCGCTCTCTAAACATGCAAATATAAATCCAACTATAACATCCACTG TGTGGAATGAGCTAGAGAAGGTGAACAAGGAATTTTTTGAGGCATATAAGATGAAGCCAAAGAATAATGAAGAGATAATGATGTCCCAGGAAGAGACAACTCGGATGTTACAGAAGATGATCTCAGCTTCGGATTCCTCTAAAGGTGCACAACACGACGATTAA